In Silene latifolia isolate original U9 population chromosome 3, ASM4854445v1, whole genome shotgun sequence, a single window of DNA contains:
- the LOC141649433 gene encoding uncharacterized protein LOC141649433, translated as MLLNNICESFNAALKEARDKPIISLIEWIRRYVMKRHFDKRTGVAGFEDRVMPFVTKYLKWVDNETRFCTLIPAFGEEFEVVHRGKQKAVNLTNRTCTCKTWELTGIPCPHAMMCITDQRHEVLDYVDEAYTKATYLRAFQHPIAAMPGYEDWEKVGVTSPTPPPFKKLPGRPKLKKEEKRGRRGN; from the coding sequence ATGTTGTTGAACAACATATGTGAGTCATTCAATGCAGCCTTAAAAGAAGCCAGAGATAAGCCTATTATCAGCCTTATAGAATGGATAAGAAGATATGTCATGAAAAGGCATTTTGATAAAAGGACAGGAGTTGCAGGGTTTGAGGATAGGGTAATGCCCTTTGTAACAAAGTATTTGAAGTGGGTTGATAATGAAACTAGATTTTGCACTTTGATCCCTGCATTTGGTGAAGAGTTTGAGGTGGTTCATAGAGGGAAACAAAAGGCTGTTAATCTCACAAATAGGACATGTACTTGTAAGACTTGGGAGCTAACAGGAATTCCATGTCCACATGCAATGATGTGCATAACAGACCAAAGACATGAGGTCCTAGACTATGTTGATGAGGCTTACACCAAAGCCACTTATTTGAGAGCATTTCAGCATCCCATAGCAGCCATGCCTGGATATGAAGACTGGGAGAAAGTTGGAGTCACATCTCCTACACCACCACCATTCAAAAAGCTGCCTGGCAGACCTAAGCTAAAAAAAGAGGAGAAGAGAGGTAGGAGAGGGAACTAG